The DNA window CGCCACGAGGGTGATCGATGCCGTCTGGATCGGGTTCCGCGATACAGCCGCAGCGACCGAATGCCACGTGCCTGTGGTTGCGGTGTCCTTGTCTCCGGGCTTCGGGACGAACGGCCAGAACAACTTCGGTCCGAACAGCGCCAGGAGAGGCGGAAGAACGACGAGCACGAACACGGCTGCGACGACGAGACCTGCCGCGGCGAGCGCACCGAGGCTGCGTGTGCTCGGGAGAATTGCCAGAAGCAGCGTCAGGAGCGCGAGTACGACGGTTGCGTTGCTGGCGAGGATTGCGGGACCGGCATGTCTGACGGCGTGTTGCAGTGCCTCGCGATGATCCGTTCGTGCGCGAAGCTCTTCGCGATAGCGAGAGATCAGCAGCAATGCGTAGTTGGTGCCGGCGCCGAAGACTAGAACGCTGGTGATGCCCGAGGTGGATCCGTCGAACGACAGGCCCGTCACTTCGGCGAGCGCGGTACCGACGGAGGTGGCGACCCGATCCCCGAGACCGATGACGAACAGCGGGACGAGCCACAGGATCGGCGATCGATAGGTTGCGATGAGCAGGATCGCGACGACGAGAGCGGTCACAGCAAGCAAGGTGAAGTTGGCACCCGAGAACGAGTCGGCGATGTCCGCGCCGAACGCTGGACCGCCTGTGAGCTGCGCGGACAACCCATCGGGTAGGCCGTCGATGGCTGCCTCTCGCAGCGAGGTCACAGTGTCGCTCAGCGAGAACCCCGACAGTGTGGAGTCGATCTCCACGATCCCGAGCGTGGCTTTGCCGTCGGGTGCGAGAACGAGCGGGGTGTCGGCGTCGGTCAGCCTTCCGAGTGCCTGCTCGGCAGCATCGAGGTCTGCGGCGTTCAGTTCGGCACGGTCATCGCGGCTGACGACGAGAATCACCGGAGCGGTATCGGCGCCGGGGAATTGCGTCAGGAGTTCGGTGACCTGCGCGGAGTCCGCTGCTGGTGGTACGGATGAGGGTGCTTGTCCGGCGGAGTCGTTTTCTCCGACGAGGGCCATGAAGCCCAACGAGAGGATCAGCACCGCAAGTGAAAGTGCCCACGAGCGGCGCGAACTGACAATTCGGGCGAATCGGGTCCATAGGTCCACCCGAAAAGAATCTCATCAACTTAACAATTAAGCAACTGAGAGAGTTCAGGCGCTGAGGCGCGATAGTCTGACGCGGCCACCGATCGAAAGGAAGGCGGCACCGATCGAAAGGAAGACATGTCCGATCGCAGTGAAC is part of the Rhodococcus sovatensis genome and encodes:
- a CDS encoding MMPL family transporter is translated as MALVGENDSAGQAPSSVPPAADSAQVTELLTQFPGADTAPVILVVSRDDRAELNAADLDAAEQALGRLTDADTPLVLAPDGKATLGIVEIDSTLSGFSLSDTVTSLREAAIDGLPDGLSAQLTGGPAFGADIADSFSGANFTLLAVTALVVAILLIATYRSPILWLVPLFVIGLGDRVATSVGTALAEVTGLSFDGSTSGITSVLVFGAGTNYALLLISRYREELRARTDHREALQHAVRHAGPAILASNATVVLALLTLLLAILPSTRSLGALAAAGLVVAAVFVLVVLPPLLALFGPKLFWPFVPKPGDKDTATTGTWHSVAAAVSRNPIQTASITLVALIACAAALFGTEIGLSQTEQFRVTAESVEGFDTLAEHFPAGLADPTTVVAPTESAGRVDTALGSASSVETFTRGADSGTGLTQWSVVTDAAPASDEAFDAVTGLREALTDIPDALVGGSDAQALDTNEAAARDRLVVVPAILIVVLLVLIALLRSLVAPLILVGTTVLSALAALCVGSWFSSTVFGFPALDDNVPLFAFLFLVALGVDYTIFLVTRTREETPGHGTRAANVRAVGATGGVITSAGIVLAAVFCVLGVLPLITLTQLGIIVGFGILLDTFVVRTLVIPALFTLVGPGIWWPNRIDSSSTELMDVKE